From Peromyscus maniculatus bairdii isolate BWxNUB_F1_BW_parent chromosome 8, HU_Pman_BW_mat_3.1, whole genome shotgun sequence, a single genomic window includes:
- the LOC102912416 gene encoding uncharacterized protein LOC102912416 yields the protein MEKPEPLASVSGLSAESPRGVPRAIPGGVRGIPADTGLPPGVALFRAAGPLSHPGGIVIRSPGPIRHSEEAVTLSSGPCPQLGEVAGSSLGSSKSSGAARGSIPGPGESKVYSSESSPQSGPTFLHSQNFEERPRSILKNSSSILMKKTSSGEKKSQRWDEMNILATYHPADKDYGFMKADEPSTPYHRLQDNDEDLSAGSSPTVTPESLSERFATMDNFLPKVLQYGDNKNSKTADTFAKTHSSDFDKHRKIHYNEGKFLKTLKSLPLTNEDDSSGTSASISSSSQSGLTDPKPRPAEKGWPGRLAPGVKNDTVLVTDSRGLDANDSAAFRNQFPAASDSAIREQTALQRKEYYSQGRYLRSCSHPEIGEAMEDEEMNNDTLRLQWTQEKEPRPWKM from the exons ATGGAGAAGCCGGAGCCTCTCGCATCCGTTAGCGGCCTCAGTGCGGAATCCCCTCGGGGGGTTCCTAGGGCAATACCTGGAGGTGTCAGAGGTATACCCGCTGACACCGGACTGCCCCCCGGGGTAGCCTTGTTTCGCGCTGCTGGCCCCCTCTCGCATCCCGGGGGCATTGTCATCCGCAGTCCTGGGCCCATCCGGCACTCTGAAGAGGCAGTGACCCTCAGTTCCGGACCCTGTCCCCAACTCGGGGAGGTTGCAGGCAGTAGTCTTGGGTCCAGCAAATCCTCTGGCGCAGCTAGGGGGTCCATCCCTGGGCCGGGGGAGTCCAAAGTGTACAGTTCGGAGAGTAGTCCACAGTCCGGGCCAACTTTTTTGCACTCTCAAAACTTTGAGGAGCGGCCCCGGAGCATCCTAAAAAACAGCAGCTCCATCTTGATGAAGAAGACCTCCAGTGGGGAGAA GAAGTCTCAGCGCTGGGATGAAATGAACATCTTGGCCACCTACCACCCTGCTGACAAAGACTATGGCTTTATGAAGGCGGATGAGCCCAGCACCCCCTACCACAG GCTGCAAGACAATGATGAGGACCTGTCTGCCGGGTCTTCTCCCACGGTGACCCCTGAATCACTGTCAGAGAG GTTTGCCACAATGGACAATTTCCTTCCCAAGGTCCTCCAGTATGGAGATAACAAAAACTCCAAGACTGCAGACACCTTTGCCAAGACAC ACTCCAGTGATTTTGACAAGCACCGAAAGATACATTACAATGAAGGGAAGTTCCTGAAGACCCTGAAAAGCCTGCCCTTGACCAATGAGGACGATAGCAGCGGGACAAGTGCCAGCATCAGCAGCAGCAGTCAGAGCGGGCTGACGGACCCGAAGCCCAGGCCTGCCGAGAAAGGCTGGCCAGGAAGGCTGGCCCCAGGAGTCAAAAATGACACTGTCCTGGTGACTGACAGCCGTGGCCTAGACGCCAATG ATTCTGCTGCTTTCAGAAACCAGTTCCCCGCAGCGTCAGACTCGGCCATCAGGGAGCAGACTGCCCTGCAGCGAAAGGAGTATTACAGTCAAGGAAGGTACCTGAGGTCCTGTTCCCACCCGGAGATCGGAGAGGCTATGGAAGACGAAGAGATGAACA ATGATACCTTGCGGCTCCAGTGGACTCAGGAAAAAGAACCTAGACCGTGGAAAATGTAG
- the Acap1 gene encoding arf-GAP with coiled-coil, ANK repeat and PH domain-containing protein 1 — protein MPTVKKFIHQRRKEQRKTRVPEVPLLGGGECICLHPHLPGPSRSSEMTVKLDFEECLKDSPRFRASIELVETEVSELETRLEKLLKLGSCLLETGHHYLAAGRAFVVGICDLAHLGPPEPMMAECLEKFTVSLNHKLDSHAELLDATQHTLQQQIQTLVKEGLRGFREARRDFWRGAESLEAALTHNAEVPRRRVQEAEEAGTALRTARAGYRSRALDYALQVNVIEDKRKFDIMEFVLRLVEAQATYFQQGHEELNRLAQYRKELGAQLHNLVLNSARERRDMEQRHVLLKQKELGGEEPEPSLKEGPGGLVMEGHLFKRASNAFKTWSRRWFTIQNNQLVYQKKYKDPVTVVVDDLRLCTVKLCPDSERRFCFEVVSTSKSCLLQADSERLLQLWINAVQSSIASAFSQAHLENSPRGPGQVSGCLALSSAATLGCGGAARGREPGGVGQVAAQLQSVEGNAQCCDCREPAPEWASINLGVTLCIQCSGIHRSLGVHFSKVRSLTLDSWEPELVKLMCELGNVVINQIYEARVEAMAVKKPGPSCSRQEKEAWIHAKYVEKKFLTKLPEIRGRRGGRGPPRGHPPVPPKPSIRPQPGIVRSKSESPSDDLGSLHPGALLFQAAGHPPSLPTMADALAHGADVNWVNGGQGNATPLIRATAANSLLACEFLLQNGANVNQADSAGRGPLHHATILGHTGLACLFLKRGADLGARDAEGRDPLTIAMEAANADIVTLLRLAKMREAEAAQGQAGDETYLDIFRDFSLMASDDPEKLSRRSHDLHTL, from the exons ATGCCTACCGTCAAAAAATTTATTCACCAAAGGAGAAAGGAGCAAAGAAAGACCAGGGTCCCAGAAG tACCcctcctggggggtggggagtgcatCTGCCTACATCCCCACCTGCCTGGGCCAAGCAGGTCATCTGAGATGACGGTCAAGCTAGACTTTGAAGAATGTCTCAAGGACTCTCCCCGCTTCCG AGCCTCCATTGAACTGGTGGAAACTGAAGTGTCAGAATTGGAGACCCGCTTGGAAAAG CTCCTCAAGCTGGGGAGCTGCCTCCTGGAGACTGGGCACCATTACCTTGCTGCTGGCCGTGCCTTCGTCGTTGGCATCTGTGACCTGGCTCACCTGGGCCCGCCGGAGCCCATGATGGCG GAGTGTCTGGAGAAATTCACTGTGAGCCTAAACCACAAGCTGGACAGCCACGCT GAGCTTCTTGATGCTACTCAACATACGCTGCAGCAGCAAATCCAGACTCTGGTCAAGGA AGGTCTCCGGGGTTTCCGAGAGGCTCGCCGGGATTTCTGGAGAGGGGCTGAGAGCCTGGAGGCTGCTCTTACCCATAATGCAGAGGTGCCCAGGCGCCGCGTCCAAGAAGCAGAGGAGGCTGGGACTGCTTTGAGGACTGCCCGAGCTGGGTACCGGAGTCGGGCATTGGATTATGCCCTGCAG GTCAATGTGATCGAGGATAAGAGGAAGTTTGACATCATGGAGTTC GTGCTGCGATTGGTAGAGGCCCAGGCTACCTACTTCCAGCAGGGCCATGAGGAGCTGAACCGCTTGGCTCAGTATCGGAAGGAATTGGGTGCCCAG TTACACaacctggtcttgaactctgcgagagagaggagagacatggAACAGAGGCACGTGTTGCTGAAGCAGAAG gagctgggtggtgaggagccagagccaagcctAAAGGAGGGACCTGGCGGCCTGGTGATGGAGGGACATCTCTTCAAACGGGCCAGCAACGCGTTTAAGACGTGGAGCAG ACGCTGGTTCACCATTCAGAACAACCAACTGGTTTACCAGAAGAAATATAAG GACCCCGTGACTGTGGTGGTGGATGACCTTCGTCTCTGTACCGTGAAGCTCtgtccagactcagaaaggcgtTTCTGTTTCGAAGTGGTGTCCACCAGCAA gtccTGCCTCCTCCAGGCTGACTCTGAGCGCCTCCTGCAGCTGTGGATTAATGCCGTTCAGAGCAGCATTGCCTCGGCCTTCAGCCAGGCTCACCTTGAGAACAGCCCTCGAGGGCCAGGCCAG GTCTCAGGATGCCTCGCCCTGAGCTCTGCTGCTACTCTGGGCTGTGGCGGGGCAGCCAGAGGGAGGGAGCCTGGGGGAGTTGGGCAGGTGGCAGCCCAGCTACAAAGCGTGGAAGGAAATGCCCAGTGTTGCGACTGCAGGGAGCCAGCCCCAGAGTGGGCCAGCATCAACCTCGGGGTCACCCTCTGCATCCAGTGTTCCGGCATCCACAG GAGCCTCGGTGTTCATTTCTCCAAGGTCCGGTCTCTGACCCTTGACTCCTGGGAACCAGAACTAGTGAAG CTGATGTGCGAGCTGGGAAATGTCGTCATCAACCAGATCTACGAGGCCCGTGTGGAGGCCATGGCAGTAAAGAAGCCAGGGCCCAGCTGCTCCCG GCAGGAAAAAGAAGCCTGGATTCATGCCAAGTATGTGGAGAAAAAGTTCTTGACCAAGCTTCCTGAAATTCGAGGACGAAGAGGTGGCAGGGGACCCCCAAGAGGACATCCTCCTGTGCCCCCAAAGCCTTCTATCAGGCCGCAGCCAGGGATCGTCAGGTCCAAGTCAG AGTCTCCATCTGACGACCTGGGAAGCCTGCACCCTGGGGCCCTGCTGTTCCAAGCCGCTGGAcatcctccatctcttcccaccATGGCTGATGCCCTGGCCCATGGAGCTGATGTCAATTGGGTCAATGGGGGTCAGGGGAACGCCACACCTCTGATCCGGGCCACAGCTGCT aattctcttctggcctgtgagtTTCTCCTCCAGAACGGGGCGAATGTGAACCAGGCAGACAGTGCTGGCCGGGGCCCACTGCACCATGCCACCATTCTGGGCCACACAGG GCTGGCTTGCCTGTTCCTGAAACGGGGTGCAGATCTGGGGGCCCGAGACGCGGAAGGCAGGGACCCTCTGACTATCGCGATGGAAGCTGCCAACGCTGACATCGTAACCCT GCTACGACTGGCGAAGATGAGGGAGGCCGAAGCGGCCCAGGGCCAGGCAG